Proteins from one Leishmania infantum JPCM5 genome chromosome 21 genomic window:
- a CDS encoding putative adenylate kinase, with product MSSNDGLSEDTVTYIKDNNIGQLMEYILRCIIADKPTKPLQYVHELTASPLPPRVALAGPPASGKGTQARHICSYYKRTIGKKPVHVSSGDLLRAEVAQGTHLGKIAENFMRRGELVPDSLIISIIRNRLTQEDAVMNGWLLDGFPRTRSQAIALDAAGLCPRIFVVLDTPDDVLFGRVEGRRTDPVTGIIYHLTYNPPPENDTVLLERLQHRDDDTREVLGPRLETYHSMVEGLLDYYGSIMYHVDGNRPEAAITKDITEYLQNHDVA from the coding sequence ATGTCCTCCAACGACGGCCTCTCCGAGGACACGGTCACGTACATCAAGGACAACAACATTGGGCAGCTGATGGAGTACATCTTGCGTTGCATCATCGCCGACAAACCAACCAAGCCGCTCCAATATGTGCATGAGTTGacggcctcgccgctgccaccgcgggTGGCCCTGGCTGGGCCGCCAGCAAGCGGCAAGGGCACGCAGGCGCGCCATATCTGCTCCTATTACAAGCGCACGATTGGCAAGAAGCCAGTGCATGTCTCATCGGGCGATCTTCTTCGCGCCGAGGTGGCTCAGGGCACCCACCTGGGCAAGATTGCCGAGAACTTCATGCGGCGCGGTGAGCTCGTGCCGGATAGCCTCATCATCAGCATTATCCGCAACCGACTGACGCAGGAGGACGCGGTGATGAACGGGTGGCTGCTGGACGGCTTCCCGCGCACCCGCTCTCAAGCGATTGCGCTGGACGCCGCAGGCCTGTGCCCCCGCATCTTTGTGGTCCTCGACACCCCAGATGATGTTTTGTTCGGCCGCGTCGAAGGCCGTCGCACCGACCCGGTCACCGGCATCATCTACCACCTCACGTATAACCCGCCGCCGGAGAACGacacggtgctgctcgagcggctgcagcaccgcgacgATGACACCCGCGAGGTGCTTGGCCCTCGTCTGGAGACATACCACTCAATGGTCGAGGGTCTGCTGGACTACTACGGATCCATCATGTATCACGTCGACGGGAACCGACCGGAGGCAGCCATCACAAAGGACATTACCGAGTACCTCCAAAACCACGATGTTGCGTAG